In Candidatus Babeliales bacterium, the following proteins share a genomic window:
- the der gene encoding ribosome biogenesis GTPase Der, with the protein MSSLPQVVIVGRTNVGKSTLFNRLSTDVKSMTLDYEGVTRDFVRDTVCWKDTCFELIDSGGISIHKVHDPLGERVRQLGFDLIEKADLLLFVVDGKAGLTEDDRQLIQVVRRKGNKVLLAINKMDSNQAQEMLYEFVQLGFDEQFPISAQHGTGIAELLDAILAALPKHAKIKEEEPRYSVVLLGKPNVGKSSLMNLLLEQERSIVFDQPGTTREAITEPIKFYQETIAMTDTPGIRKKRSIDESLEEMMVKSSFRAVKNASIILLLIDSPQGHMSDQELKLAFYCFQEGKAIILLFNKDDLMTDFNRKDLAFDLERYDYFIKKIPSLTISCKTGKNIGKILPLVKKVWERNTQKLNDLELTQVFKAALERTPLYYQSKLLMLYRAEQVRNAPITVLLYVNEPKWFGQSQVSFFENVMREHFDLVGVPVLFILRKRN; encoded by the coding sequence ATGAGTTCATTACCCCAAGTAGTAATTGTTGGGCGAACCAACGTAGGCAAATCAACACTCTTTAATCGTTTATCGACCGACGTGAAAAGCATGACGCTCGATTACGAGGGAGTTACGCGAGATTTTGTGCGCGATACGGTTTGCTGGAAAGATACCTGTTTTGAATTAATTGATAGCGGTGGCATCAGTATTCATAAAGTGCACGATCCATTGGGCGAGCGTGTGCGCCAATTAGGTTTTGATCTTATTGAAAAGGCTGATTTACTTCTTTTTGTCGTCGATGGGAAAGCAGGATTAACTGAAGACGATCGCCAATTGATTCAAGTGGTGCGTCGCAAAGGAAATAAAGTGCTTTTAGCTATTAATAAAATGGATAGCAATCAAGCGCAAGAAATGCTTTATGAATTTGTACAACTCGGCTTTGATGAACAATTCCCGATCTCAGCACAACATGGGACTGGAATTGCAGAGCTTCTGGATGCAATTCTTGCAGCGCTTCCAAAACACGCAAAAATTAAAGAAGAAGAACCGCGTTATTCAGTGGTGCTTCTTGGTAAGCCGAACGTAGGAAAATCGTCTCTTATGAATTTGCTTTTGGAACAAGAACGATCGATTGTTTTTGATCAACCGGGCACTACGCGCGAAGCGATCACCGAGCCAATCAAATTCTATCAAGAAACAATTGCGATGACCGATACGCCGGGTATTCGTAAAAAAAGATCGATCGATGAATCGCTTGAAGAGATGATGGTGAAATCATCATTTCGCGCGGTAAAAAACGCATCGATTATTTTATTATTGATCGATTCTCCGCAAGGGCACATGAGCGATCAAGAATTGAAACTCGCATTTTATTGCTTTCAAGAAGGCAAAGCAATCATTCTGCTTTTCAATAAAGACGATTTGATGACCGATTTCAATAGAAAAGATTTAGCATTTGATCTAGAACGATACGATTATTTTATTAAAAAAATCCCTTCGCTTACGATTTCATGCAAAACCGGAAAAAATATCGGCAAAATTTTACCGCTCGTGAAAAAAGTTTGGGAACGTAATACGCAGAAACTGAACGATCTTGAGCTCACACAGGTATTTAAAGCGGCGCTTGAACGAACGCCTCTTTATTATCAATCGAAATTATTGATGCTTTATCGCGCAGAGCAGGTGCGCAACGCTCCAATTACTGTTTTGCTCTATGTAAACGAACCAAAATGGTTTGGTCAGAGCCAGGTAAGTTTCTTTGAAAATGTAATGCGCGAACATTTTGATCTGGTAGGTGTGCCAGTTCTTTTTATTCTGAGAAAAAGAAATTAA
- a CDS encoding cytochrome c biogenesis protein CcdA, translating into MHLLRFLIIPFLIASSVFAESTPLLETIKKSENELEVSILFNLEPQELLYKDALHISVDHPDMYVSALQPQQEPLKRYDPATKETQLVYVDRAEFKVDVKQKNDTPLADAFLHLMYHINTDRGPGHITKPISFQNQSAQDESVIVQDEKNYNAINKNSEQAAPKKWSISENISQLIENTNSLPIRLALVFLLGLLLSLTPCIYPMIPITVGILHAQKSASLLGNFARAGAYTLGLATTFALLGLGASYTGPIYGKLLTHPIFILFIVSFLAYLALSMFGLYEMYVPRFMQQSGSHRSRSGSLLSAFLFGTASGTFASPCVSPGLILLLSIVATMGSMFMGFLFLFIFGVGLSTPLLIIGTFSSSLSLLPQAGMWMLEVKKLFGLLLFGVCFYYLSVIIPWHILMIFVALFLIAVGIVYLSADQTHTSRRWKKINNALGSLFIIGALLALSEGYKSYVACPHDDFWQTHYQEARTLALQENKKLFIDVWARYCSICKLINNSTLKDDAVRNALSNYIPLKIDGTDECEESYKYVKEKFKIVGLPAFLIVDPATESIEKRWSSELYQMPRDEFIHELNVHYKK; encoded by the coding sequence ATGCACCTTCTCCGTTTTTTGATCATCCCTTTTTTGATTGCATCCTCAGTTTTTGCAGAAAGCACACCGCTTCTAGAAACAATCAAAAAATCTGAAAATGAGTTAGAAGTTTCTATTCTATTTAATCTGGAACCGCAAGAGCTTCTCTATAAAGATGCACTGCATATTTCGGTTGATCATCCGGATATGTATGTTTCCGCTCTCCAACCTCAACAAGAACCGCTCAAGCGTTATGATCCAGCAACAAAAGAAACTCAATTGGTATACGTTGATCGTGCAGAATTTAAGGTAGACGTTAAGCAGAAAAATGACACTCCACTTGCCGATGCTTTTTTACACCTTATGTACCATATCAATACCGATCGTGGCCCAGGGCATATTACCAAGCCGATTTCCTTCCAGAATCAGTCAGCTCAGGATGAAAGCGTAATTGTACAAGATGAAAAAAACTATAATGCAATAAATAAAAATAGTGAGCAAGCTGCTCCAAAAAAATGGTCTATCTCAGAAAACATTTCTCAACTAATTGAAAATACTAATTCTTTGCCCATACGCTTAGCTCTCGTTTTTTTGCTTGGCTTACTTTTAAGCTTAACCCCTTGTATTTATCCGATGATTCCGATCACGGTCGGCATTCTCCATGCGCAAAAGAGCGCTTCATTGCTCGGAAATTTTGCGCGAGCAGGAGCATACACTCTCGGCCTTGCAACAACGTTTGCACTGTTAGGGCTTGGCGCAAGCTATACTGGCCCGATCTATGGAAAATTACTTACACATCCAATTTTTATACTGTTTATTGTCAGCTTTCTTGCCTATTTGGCGCTCTCAATGTTTGGTCTTTATGAAATGTACGTGCCACGCTTTATGCAACAATCAGGCTCGCATCGTTCACGCTCCGGCTCGCTTCTCTCCGCGTTTCTTTTTGGCACCGCAAGCGGCACCTTTGCATCGCCCTGCGTTTCTCCCGGACTCATTCTGCTTTTGAGTATTGTGGCAACGATGGGCAGCATGTTCATGGGATTCTTATTCTTGTTTATATTCGGGGTAGGATTAAGTACGCCTCTTTTAATTATTGGCACCTTCTCTAGTTCACTTTCTTTGCTTCCGCAAGCTGGCATGTGGATGCTTGAAGTAAAAAAACTTTTTGGGCTCCTTCTTTTCGGCGTGTGCTTTTATTATCTTTCCGTCATAATACCATGGCACATTCTGATGATATTCGTTGCTCTCTTTTTGATTGCGGTGGGAATCGTTTATCTATCTGCAGATCAAACGCATACTTCACGACGCTGGAAAAAAATTAATAACGCACTTGGAAGTTTATTTATTATTGGAGCACTTCTCGCGCTTTCAGAGGGATATAAATCGTACGTTGCATGTCCGCACGATGACTTTTGGCAAACACATTATCAAGAAGCACGCACACTCGCATTGCAAGAAAATAAAAAGCTTTTTATCGATGTATGGGCTCGTTATTGCTCAATTTGCAAACTCATTAATAACAGCACTCTTAAAGATGATGCGGTAAGAAATGCGCTCAGCAATTATATACCGCTCAAAATTGATGGTACCGATGAATGCGAAGAATCATATAAGTACGTAAAAGAGAAATTTAAGATCGTCGGCCTTCCTGCATTCTTGATTGTAGATCCGGCTACTGAATCTATCGAAAAACGCTGGTCGAGTGAGCTCTATCAGATGCCGCGTGACGAATTTATTCATGAGCTGAACGTTCACTATAAAAAATAA
- the dnaX gene encoding DNA polymerase III subunit gamma/tau: MDLNLTRKWRSRTFDGIVGQSLVVRMLKNSLYLDRYFPVYLFSGQRGCGKTTTARIFSAAVNCEQLPNFQKDPRNRAIPCLSCESCVALFESRHPDFIEIDAASHTGVDNVRQIIEAASLLPLLGRKKIYLIDEAHMLSKAAFNAFLKILEEPPRSVLFILATTDPHKIIDTVRSRCFQVFFGPVAMPEVVDHLKDLCAKESIAYEDEALALIGTHTEGSVRDAINLLERVRFSHASVGKQAVLDVLGYIDDTQLIELMKAVLSESSEQVISWFEMNKVQDRSAPALWDSFIELLRALLWAHNGKTIERYLPLAQEVTALSKQCSLPFISQALELFYDHELLFLKTTSQHRLFESLIMALCLRTHEKQSSTSGSASKPTIKHSAVKPVTISAQSTPKDNTAVVVENSLAQPAQSAQETPKIDNRWHTVVLAIEKLDDPLLISLFKQARFISFEQESGKLEVAFGKDFIFFQERIENTKAVWKPIIELSFGAQVQFHPSFIDHSVEIAAPKPVAPKQPMPTAQQSARPQAAPQSAAPQNQWQQRRNSYEKKTVKPTERVKPFDVSDREQWKKAHRILETFPGIISEVQQ, from the coding sequence ATGGATTTAAATCTAACGCGTAAATGGCGCTCGCGCACGTTTGATGGCATTGTTGGCCAATCGCTCGTAGTTCGCATGCTCAAAAATAGCTTATATCTCGATCGATATTTTCCTGTTTACCTGTTTTCGGGCCAGCGGGGATGTGGAAAAACAACTACCGCCCGTATCTTTAGCGCTGCGGTAAACTGTGAGCAGTTGCCAAACTTCCAAAAAGATCCAAGAAATAGAGCAATTCCATGCCTTTCGTGTGAATCGTGTGTTGCATTATTTGAGAGCCGTCATCCAGATTTTATAGAAATTGATGCTGCATCTCATACAGGCGTTGATAATGTCCGCCAAATTATTGAGGCGGCGTCGTTGCTTCCGCTGCTTGGCAGAAAGAAAATATACCTGATCGATGAAGCTCATATGCTCAGCAAGGCGGCATTTAACGCGTTTTTAAAAATTTTAGAAGAGCCGCCACGCTCAGTTCTCTTTATTTTGGCAACAACCGATCCTCATAAAATTATTGATACGGTTCGTTCACGGTGCTTTCAAGTGTTTTTTGGCCCAGTAGCGATGCCAGAAGTGGTCGATCACTTGAAAGACCTATGCGCAAAAGAATCTATTGCCTATGAAGATGAAGCACTTGCTTTGATCGGAACGCACACCGAAGGATCGGTGCGTGATGCAATTAACTTGCTGGAGCGTGTTCGATTTTCTCATGCAAGCGTCGGCAAACAAGCAGTTCTTGACGTGCTTGGCTATATTGATGATACCCAGCTTATTGAGTTGATGAAGGCGGTTTTAAGCGAATCAAGTGAACAGGTAATTTCTTGGTTTGAGATGAATAAAGTGCAGGATCGATCAGCACCAGCGCTTTGGGATTCATTTATTGAATTGTTGCGTGCTCTTTTATGGGCTCATAACGGTAAAACTATTGAGCGGTATTTGCCACTTGCGCAAGAAGTAACTGCGCTCAGCAAGCAGTGCTCGCTCCCATTTATCAGCCAGGCGCTTGAGCTTTTTTACGATCATGAACTTTTGTTTTTAAAAACAACTTCGCAACATCGCCTTTTTGAATCGCTTATTATGGCGCTTTGTTTGCGCACGCATGAAAAGCAATCATCTACATCCGGCTCAGCCAGTAAACCGACCATAAAACATTCTGCGGTAAAGCCAGTAACTATTTCTGCGCAAAGCACGCCAAAAGACAATACGGCAGTTGTAGTTGAAAATTCACTAGCACAACCTGCGCAATCGGCTCAAGAAACGCCAAAGATCGATAATCGTTGGCACACGGTAGTTCTCGCGATAGAAAAATTAGATGATCCGTTGCTGATATCTCTTTTCAAGCAAGCACGATTTATTTCATTTGAGCAAGAATCGGGCAAGCTCGAAGTAGCATTTGGCAAAGATTTTATTTTTTTTCAAGAGCGAATAGAAAACACGAAAGCAGTTTGGAAACCGATCATAGAATTAAGCTTTGGCGCTCAGGTGCAGTTTCATCCATCGTTTATTGATCATTCAGTTGAAATTGCTGCCCCAAAACCGGTAGCGCCAAAACAGCCAATGCCAACTGCGCAGCAATCAGCACGGCCACAAGCGGCACCGCAATCGGCGGCCCCTCAAAATCAATGGCAGCAACGCCGCAATTCGTACGAAAAAAAAACAGTTAAACCAACTGAACGGGTCAAGCCGTTCGATGTTTCGGATCGCGAACAATGGAAAAAAGCACATCGCATTCTTGAAACATTTCCCGGTATTATCAGCGAGGTACAGCAATGA
- a CDS encoding HD domain-containing protein translates to MQYTKVDATIQKRLTQIINEHYPLVQSIAQKLAERGCQALLVGGAVRDLFLGLPLKDLDIEVYNCSLQQLEAVLGEFGQVSLVGKAFGVLRAHGLEADWSVPRSDAFGRKPEVVLDPNLSYEKAFARRDLTINAMGINLITFELIDPFDGFTDLKKKILRAPDPVFFIEDPLRFYRVMQFVGRFEMKPDAILNKLCSEMDLKSVSRERIEAEFAKLLLKSKQPSLGISWLDEIGRLKDILPEIAATKGVPQEPDWHPEGDVYEHTKQALDAAAALEYASQEEKLKIVYAALCHDLGKLSTTQIFDGKIISYGHEKKSETLAKRMLKRIMRNKDLISCISKLARYHMQPGQLVKNNAKFPAYKRLARKLAPEISMQMLGKLMLADRQGRNPKKGAPLTEQFSDVASFLEKAKEAFVLHEPEKPILQGRDLLDVIKPGPELGKLIKRAYKIQIDDGIRDKEELKKRVLSNN, encoded by the coding sequence ATGCAGTATACAAAAGTTGATGCAACTATTCAAAAGCGCCTCACTCAGATTATTAATGAGCACTATCCATTAGTGCAGTCGATAGCGCAAAAACTCGCTGAGCGCGGTTGCCAAGCATTGCTTGTTGGGGGAGCGGTGCGCGATCTGTTTTTAGGATTGCCACTTAAAGATTTAGATATCGAAGTTTATAATTGTTCGCTTCAACAACTTGAAGCGGTACTTGGTGAATTTGGCCAGGTAAGTTTGGTTGGTAAAGCATTTGGCGTTTTGCGTGCGCATGGGCTTGAGGCCGATTGGTCCGTTCCGCGCAGCGATGCCTTTGGGCGTAAACCAGAGGTGGTACTTGATCCAAATCTTTCTTACGAAAAGGCTTTTGCGCGCCGCGATTTAACGATTAACGCGATGGGGATTAATTTAATCACGTTTGAGTTGATTGATCCATTTGATGGATTTACCGATTTAAAAAAGAAGATATTGCGCGCGCCAGATCCTGTTTTTTTTATTGAAGATCCGTTGCGCTTTTATCGCGTAATGCAATTTGTCGGGCGGTTTGAAATGAAGCCAGATGCAATTTTAAATAAGTTATGTTCAGAAATGGATCTCAAATCTGTTTCTCGAGAACGCATCGAAGCGGAATTTGCAAAACTTTTGCTCAAATCGAAACAACCATCGCTTGGTATTTCCTGGCTTGATGAGATTGGCAGACTCAAAGATATTTTGCCAGAGATTGCAGCTACCAAAGGAGTTCCTCAAGAGCCGGATTGGCATCCTGAGGGTGATGTGTACGAACATACTAAACAGGCTTTAGATGCCGCGGCCGCCCTTGAATATGCATCGCAAGAAGAAAAATTAAAAATTGTGTATGCAGCATTATGCCACGATTTAGGAAAATTAAGCACGACTCAGATTTTTGATGGAAAGATCATAAGCTATGGGCACGAAAAAAAGAGTGAAACACTCGCTAAGAGAATGCTTAAGCGAATTATGCGCAATAAAGATCTTATTTCATGCATATCAAAATTAGCTCGTTATCATATGCAGCCCGGCCAACTGGTTAAGAATAATGCAAAATTTCCCGCCTATAAACGACTTGCGCGCAAATTGGCTCCAGAGATTTCGATGCAGATGCTTGGCAAGCTTATGCTTGCAGATAGACAAGGAAGAAATCCTAAAAAAGGGGCGCCTCTTACCGAGCAATTTTCTGATGTTGCCTCATTTCTTGAGAAAGCGAAAGAGGCTTTCGTACTTCACGAACCGGAAAAGCCGATTTTACAAGGGAGAGATTTGCTGGATGTTATCAAACCAGGCCCTGAATTAGGAAAGCTTATTAAGCGGGCTTATAAAATTCAGATTGATGACGGTATTAGAGATAAAGAAGAATTAAAAAAACGCGTTTTAAGTAACAATTAA
- a CDS encoding methylated-DNA--[protein]-cysteine S-methyltransferase yields the protein MKLQIQILKNKTNYEINYGFYKTEFGICLVGLIDQYICHLSFHDNEEQGLLELQKEWPQVKLISDQEKIPKIIKAIFKKSGETFSLALQGTPFQIEVWKQLIKIPAGSIVSYQEVAHALGKATATRAVASAIAKNNISYLIPCHRVIRKSGKINNYRWGMERKKKLLEFDKYN from the coding sequence ATGAAACTACAGATACAAATTCTCAAGAATAAAACAAACTATGAAATCAATTACGGATTTTATAAAACTGAATTTGGCATTTGCTTGGTTGGTTTAATAGATCAATATATTTGTCATCTTTCATTTCATGATAATGAAGAACAAGGATTACTTGAACTTCAAAAAGAATGGCCACAGGTGAAATTAATTTCTGATCAAGAGAAAATTCCCAAAATCATTAAAGCTATTTTTAAAAAGAGTGGTGAAACGTTTTCTCTAGCATTACAAGGTACTCCGTTTCAAATCGAAGTGTGGAAACAGCTTATTAAAATTCCAGCAGGTAGCATTGTTTCATATCAAGAAGTGGCTCATGCGCTAGGAAAAGCAACTGCAACTCGCGCCGTTGCAAGCGCCATTGCAAAAAACAATATTTCCTATCTTATTCCATGCCATCGCGTTATTCGAAAATCTGGAAAAATAAATAATTATCGCTGGGGAATGGAACGGAAAAAGAAATTGCTAGAATTTGATAAATACAATTAA
- a CDS encoding Npt1/Npt2 family nucleotide transporter: MIMRYAQSFMAAVGQDKHERLKFLLLSLSFFLVIGSYTLIKELRDSIFVAIVGREYVPVARILETFLLIPAIFFYAYLVDRLRRYQLLYVYAAFYGIVGFICASVLGHSVIGLQNTDASPSRIFGWFFYFFVEGYAPFVVSLFWAFANSVNSPETAKNNYAWMVSGSKIGGMLSAGFAWWLLGWHFADGKRMFTDVVNHQLLLCFFSCMVILVPVVIYFLMKKVPGRYLHGYEAVYQFEKEHEKKEEESGKVGLLTGLSMLIKQPYVFGIFGMLFFYEMVNTILGYHRLGVIESSATNVSDFSFKLFEQAFMLHFIGFLISVIGTRALLRWLGEERCLILIPLVTGGLLWYFIVSSNILVYVLVKSFNYAFAQPVRESLYIPTVKEIKFKSKSWIDAFGAKLARGSGSGVNMLTVFMGAGAGFASGLFGSIILLWTITAALLGRRYTKAIAANEVIGQEE, from the coding sequence ATGATTATGCGATATGCGCAGAGCTTTATGGCTGCGGTAGGGCAAGATAAGCATGAACGATTAAAATTTTTGTTGTTGAGCTTGTCGTTTTTCTTGGTTATTGGTTCTTATACACTTATTAAAGAGCTTCGCGACTCGATTTTTGTAGCAATTGTAGGGCGTGAATATGTTCCCGTTGCGCGAATTCTTGAAACGTTCTTACTTATTCCAGCAATTTTTTTCTACGCTTATTTAGTAGATCGCTTGCGCCGTTATCAGTTGCTCTATGTTTACGCAGCGTTCTATGGAATAGTCGGCTTTATATGCGCTTCGGTTTTAGGGCATTCTGTTATTGGTTTGCAAAACACCGATGCGAGCCCGAGCAGAATTTTTGGTTGGTTTTTCTACTTTTTTGTTGAAGGTTATGCGCCATTCGTGGTCAGTCTTTTCTGGGCATTTGCCAATTCAGTAAACAGTCCGGAAACTGCAAAAAATAATTATGCTTGGATGGTTTCCGGGTCAAAAATTGGTGGCATGCTGAGTGCCGGATTTGCTTGGTGGCTTTTAGGTTGGCATTTTGCAGATGGAAAACGCATGTTCACCGATGTGGTGAACCACCAGCTGCTACTTTGTTTCTTTTCATGCATGGTAATTCTTGTACCTGTTGTTATTTATTTTCTGATGAAAAAAGTTCCTGGCCGCTATTTGCATGGTTATGAGGCTGTGTATCAATTTGAAAAAGAACATGAGAAAAAAGAGGAAGAGAGCGGTAAGGTAGGGTTACTTACGGGTCTTTCTATGCTCATCAAACAGCCATACGTATTTGGTATTTTCGGAATGCTTTTCTTTTATGAAATGGTAAATACCATTTTGGGATATCATCGTTTAGGCGTTATTGAATCGTCAGCGACAAACGTTTCCGATTTTAGCTTTAAGCTTTTTGAGCAAGCGTTCATGCTTCATTTTATTGGTTTCTTAATCTCGGTCATTGGTACGCGTGCATTATTGCGTTGGCTAGGCGAAGAACGTTGCCTGATTTTAATCCCCCTCGTTACTGGTGGATTACTTTGGTACTTCATTGTAAGTTCAAACATATTGGTATACGTGCTGGTTAAATCCTTTAACTATGCATTTGCTCAACCAGTAAGAGAAAGTTTATACATTCCGACCGTAAAAGAGATTAAATTCAAGTCGAAGTCTTGGATTGATGCATTTGGAGCAAAATTGGCTCGGGGCAGCGGTTCTGGCGTTAATATGCTCACCGTTTTCATGGGTGCCGGTGCGGGCTTTGCTAGTGGATTATTCGGTTCGATTATTCTGCTTTGGACGATCACTGCTGCATTACTTGGCCGTCGCTATACAAAGGCCATTGCAGCTAATGAAGTTATAGGACAAGAAGAATAA
- a CDS encoding histone deacetylase, with amino-acid sequence MIRNSYITKPLFTLLFIAIGSNHYQAQAMDLNPLNWDFKTKCAAIVGTAIVAKKGWDAAWQLKDRWHYDGTKIPLVYHENYDIGFFGIEKLHPFDSHKYSKVAHILKTKWKISDLHFYQPASQVSQEDLLKVHTEKYLNSLSSSKVIQQIVEVPVAKIPNFLLQHYLLSPMRYGTQGTVMAAQLAFDHGAAINLSGGYHHAKQDNGSGFCVYADIPLAIQKLREKEKKDLKIFYIDLDAHQGDGVESCLKNDPNVYFFDCYNEKNFPYASDSIELREKIHKKLTSKDIYCQGVQHSGKCQNCNHAYIASVKKALPEALDEFQKIHKAKPDLIFYNAGTDPFEEDALGRMKLTKKGIIDRDEFVFAQAIEHEVPICMTLSGGYSLRSAEIISASIWNLWNKGYLKKIDKERVVKLD; translated from the coding sequence ATGATTCGTAATTCTTATATTACCAAACCTCTGTTTACTTTATTATTCATCGCAATTGGATCAAATCATTATCAAGCTCAAGCGATGGATCTCAATCCTCTCAATTGGGATTTCAAAACTAAATGCGCTGCGATCGTAGGTACAGCTATTGTGGCAAAAAAGGGGTGGGATGCTGCATGGCAATTAAAAGATCGCTGGCACTATGATGGCACAAAAATTCCTTTGGTGTACCATGAAAATTACGACATTGGTTTTTTTGGTATAGAAAAACTTCATCCATTTGACTCACATAAATATAGTAAAGTTGCACATATATTAAAAACAAAATGGAAAATTTCTGATTTACATTTTTATCAACCAGCATCCCAAGTGTCGCAAGAAGATCTGCTAAAAGTTCACACAGAAAAATATTTGAATTCTTTAAGCTCTTCAAAGGTGATTCAACAGATCGTAGAAGTTCCCGTCGCCAAAATTCCAAATTTTCTTTTGCAGCACTATTTACTTTCACCTATGCGATATGGAACGCAAGGGACGGTAATGGCTGCTCAATTGGCGTTTGATCACGGTGCTGCAATTAATCTCTCAGGCGGTTACCATCATGCAAAGCAGGATAATGGAAGCGGTTTTTGCGTCTATGCAGATATTCCTTTAGCGATTCAAAAGCTGCGGGAGAAAGAAAAAAAAGATTTAAAGATTTTCTATATTGATCTTGATGCGCATCAAGGCGATGGTGTCGAATCATGTTTAAAAAATGATCCGAATGTATATTTCTTTGATTGTTATAATGAGAAAAATTTTCCCTATGCGAGTGATAGTATCGAGCTTCGAGAAAAAATACATAAAAAATTAACTTCAAAAGATATTTACTGTCAGGGCGTGCAGCATTCTGGAAAGTGTCAAAATTGCAATCACGCATATATTGCGAGCGTAAAGAAAGCTTTGCCAGAAGCGTTAGATGAATTTCAAAAAATACATAAAGCAAAACCTGATCTTATTTTTTATAACGCAGGAACTGATCCATTTGAGGAGGATGCGCTTGGCAGGATGAAATTGACTAAGAAAGGTATTATAGATCGGGATGAATTCGTATTTGCGCAAGCAATAGAACATGAAGTTCCAATATGCATGACGCTTTCAGGTGGTTACTCCCTTCGAAGTGCCGAAATTATTTCTGCCTCAATTTGGAATTTGTGGAATAAAGGATATCTAAAGAAAATTGATAAAGAGCGCGTTGTTAAACTTGATTAA
- a CDS encoding HPF/RaiA family ribosome-associated protein has protein sequence MNKKIHFQGMDSSVAIENYINDRLPKIEEFLKDNAGPVYIDFTVRPGIPHAHSQAELRVKTPHHEVMALKEGPHAYQLIDMVIDSVYDQLHEHKRRMTANKKNGNSDYFKGA, from the coding sequence ATGAACAAGAAGATTCATTTTCAAGGCATGGATTCGTCTGTTGCCATTGAAAACTATATCAACGATCGATTGCCAAAAATTGAAGAATTTCTGAAAGATAATGCAGGGCCTGTATATATTGATTTCACCGTGCGCCCAGGAATTCCGCATGCGCACAGTCAAGCTGAATTGCGCGTAAAAACGCCTCATCATGAAGTGATGGCGCTTAAAGAAGGGCCGCATGCTTATCAACTCATCGATATGGTGATCGATAGCGTTTATGATCAGCTTCATGAACATAAGCGGAGAATGACTGCCAATAAAAAAAACGGCAATAGCGATTACTTTAAAGGTGCGTAG
- the rpsB gene encoding 30S ribosomal protein S2 has protein sequence MIDLKKLIEAGVHFGHKTSRWNPKMEPFIWGHRNNIHLINVKATGDRLEKAAQFLESVAATKKTILFVGTKKVAQEPVTTVGQRLKLPYVIHRWIGGTLTNNSQVKKSITKLLHFEDIVSKSDQHLYTKKEYGVYQKMVDRLMKNVGSIRNFSMPVGAVVLVDVKKEQTALREANAMGIPVVALVDTNSDPSMVNYPIPGNDDAVSSIRIMLDYLADAIARGQEKAAQLKEEQAAAAAAARIEEDAAQMLPAEGSEEEEKRARTRKKAGDLPKAPEAKPRRAPAFKPRPKKDE, from the coding sequence ATGATAGATTTAAAAAAACTTATTGAAGCGGGCGTGCATTTTGGTCATAAGACCTCGCGCTGGAACCCAAAAATGGAACCATTCATTTGGGGTCATCGCAACAATATCCATTTGATTAACGTAAAAGCTACGGGCGATCGCTTAGAAAAAGCCGCTCAATTTTTGGAATCGGTAGCTGCGACAAAAAAGACCATTTTATTCGTTGGTACCAAAAAGGTAGCACAAGAACCGGTAACAACAGTTGGCCAACGCCTAAAATTGCCCTATGTAATCCATCGCTGGATTGGTGGCACTCTGACCAATAACTCTCAAGTTAAGAAGTCGATCACTAAGTTACTTCACTTTGAAGATATTGTTTCAAAGTCTGATCAACATCTTTACACGAAAAAAGAATACGGCGTTTACCAAAAAATGGTCGACCGTTTGATGAAAAACGTTGGTAGCATCCGTAATTTCTCAATGCCAGTTGGAGCGGTTGTTCTAGTTGACGTGAAAAAAGAACAAACAGCACTCCGTGAAGCTAATGCAATGGGAATTCCTGTGGTAGCATTGGTTGATACCAATAGCGATCCATCAATGGTGAATTATCCAATTCCGGGAAACGATGATGCAGTAAGTTCTATTCGCATTATGTTGGATTATTTAGCTGACGCTATTGCTCGTGGCCAAGAAAAAGCTGCTCAACTTAAAGAAGAGCAAGCGGCCGCAGCTGCAGCAGCAAGAATCGAAGAAGATGCAGCGCAAATGTTGCCTGCTGAAGGTAGCGAAGAAGAAGAAAAGCGTGCTCGCACACGTAAAAAAGCTGGAGATCTGCCAAAGGCTCCTGAAGCGAAACCTCGTCGTGCACCGGCGTTCAAGCCGCGTCCTAAAAAAGACGAATAA